In the Deferribacter desulfuricans SSM1 genome, AAAGTTTTATAATCTATTCCATCATAAAAGCCCATCACCCCTTCAATTATTGCCATATCATAGCTATTAAGCTTTAATAAAAAATTATGTTTTAATTTTTCTTTATTTATCAGTACAGTATCTAAGTTATAAGCGTTATTTCCAGTAGCATATTTTAAATGGAGTGTATCAATATAATCGGGGCCACACTTGAAAGGTAAAACAGATTTTTGATTTAAAGTAAAATATCTTGATAAAAAAATTGTAAAAAGGCTTTTCCCTGAGCCGCTTTTATCAGATGCTATTAAAACTGCTTTTTTAACCACTTGCACTCTCCAGCCTCGTTTTTGAGACCGGAGAGCCAAATTTCTCTAACGCACTCCGGTCCCAATACCCGGGGACACTTACACCCATAATTTGGGTGAGGCACAGGTCTTCTGGCTCGCCTTCATCCTACTCGCCCGCCTTCCCACCAAGCACCTAAATATATAAAATGCCTGGCAGTGGCTTAATGGGCTTTCGTCCAGCTCACAGCTGCGGGTACAGCGCCGGATTTTCACCGGACTTCCCTTGTGCCTAATAAACCAATACCCGAATAAAAAATTTTTTTCAACAAATTCCTTGAAAATTAGAATTGTTTTAATTATCTTCATAAAAATGCAAATAAAAGTTATTGATCTCAAAAAAAAATATGGAAACATAACAGCCTTAAAAAATATCACTTTTACAATTGAAGATAAAACTATTACTGCACTTCTTGGACCAAACGGAGCAGGTAAAACCACGACAATCAATATATTAACAGGTTTACTCAAACCTGATGAAGGGGAAATATTTTATGGCGATTTTAGTTTTCAAACTAATAGCAAAAAAATTAAAAGTATAATAGGTGTAGTTCCCCAGCATAATAATATAGATAGAGATTTAACAGTTTACCAAAATTTGTTAGTTCACGCTATCTTATTTGGACTTAAGAAAAATGAAATTAAAAACAGAATTGAAGAAATCTTGCATTTTACTGGATTGATTAATCATAAAAATAAAAAGGCTGGGAAATTATCGGGTGGAATGAAAAGGCGTCTTGTCATAGGAAGGGCTATTTTGCATAGACCAAAAATTTTATTTTTAGATGAACCTACTGTTGGGCTTGATCCTGCAACGAGAAGACATATTTGGGACTTTGTAAAAAACATAAATAAAAATTTTGGATGTACTGTGGTGTTAACAACACATTATATTGAAGAGGCTGAGCTCTTATCAGATTATGTTTACTTTATTGATAAAGGTGAAATTATAAAATATGGTGAGCCGGAAAAATTAAAAAGTGAAATGGGTAAATATGTTTTAGAAATATTTAGTGGAGGAAAAACAATAGAAGAATATTTTGAATCAAAAACCGAGGCAATAGAAAGATTGAAGCAACATGAAGATGTTGATTTGGCAAAAATTAGAGATGTCAATCTTGAAGACGTCTATTTAAAATTAACTGGGAGAAAAATAGATATATGATAAATGGGTTTTATGGTGTATATTTGAGAGAATTATTGGTTTTAAAATCAAGGTTTTGGAAAGTAATATTATCCAGTGCCATTTCTCCACTTTTATTTTTACTGGCTTTTGGGTATGGAGTAGGAAGGAATTCAGAGATAAACGGCTTTAGTTATTTGTCATTTTTGCTGCCTGGTTTAATTACTATGAGTTCTATGAATCAAGCCTATAGTATTTCAACTGAAATTAACATTTCAAGATTTTATTTCAAAGTATTTGATGAATTTTTACTTGCTCCAATTCCCAAGTGGCAAATTATATTGGGAGAAGTTTTTTATGGTATTACTAAAGGATTAATACCAGTTTTTATTGTTATCTTTTATAGCCTTATAATAGGGGTTAAATTAAGCATAAATTTTTATTTTTTTATATCATTAATAATACATTTAATTGCATTTTCTTTACTTGGTTTTATTATTGCATTAGTTGTAAAAAACCATGGAGACCAATTTAGTTTCAATACATTTATAATAACTCCTATGATTTTTTTGTCGGGAACATTTTATCCAGTGGATAAGATGCCATCTATTATAAAATATATTGCACATATTTTCCCTTTAACATATTCTACGAAACTAATAAGAAGTTCTTTACTTTTAAAAACTATCTCTTTAAGTAATTTTTATATTTTATTATTTATAATAATTATTCTCTGTTTTCTAGCAAATATAATAGTGAATAAAATAGAAACAACGTAAAATTTATTCTAAGATTAAGATATTGGAAGCATCAAAAGCCTTCTCCTACTAAAAAAAACAGTATCAAGTCCTAACTTAAAAAAAAAGCATGTGCATCTTATAGAACAGCCAAATTTTCTAAAACTAATAATATTTAATAGCAGGAATTTCACCTAATTTTGTTGCACAACAAATGGGACATTCTGGTGTGAGAACTTTATTTGAGAAATATGCAAAATTTATTAAAGAAAATGACCACAAAGAAGCTGAAAAACTATCAAAATATCTATCTTTAAAAAATCAAACTGTCAGAAAACTGTTAGAAACTAAAAATCTAGACAACCAACCAATTGATAATATTATAAATATCTTAATGGAGCGGAGGGGAGTCGAACCCCCAACCCCTACAATGCCATTGTAGTGCTCTCCCAGCTGAGCTACCGCCCCATATCTTTTTCTTTATAAAAATTAATTTGATTTAGCAAGATTATTTTTGAAAAGGGCAGGCTGTAAAATGTGTTTCAGAAACCTTTATTAACTCACCAGAGATTTCTTGGCACTCACTTTTTGCAAATGGGCATCTGGTATAAAATCTGCACCCCTTTGGGGGATTGATAGGGCTTGGAATTTCACCACTTAAAATTGTCCTATGCTCCTTCTTTTTACCTATCTCTGGAACTGCATCAAGTAAAGCTTTTGTATATGGATGCAAAGGATTGTTAAAAATATCGTCCACCGTACCTTTTTCCATTACTTTTCCAAGATACATAACAATTATTCTATCTGAAATATGTCTTACAACACCAAGATCGTGTGATATAAAAAGATATGTTAATTTGAACTCATTTTGTAAATCTATCAAAAGGTTTAAAACCTGAGATTGAATACTTACATCAAGAGCGCTCACCGGCTCATCACACACTATTAGCTCAGGATTTAATGTTAAAGCCCTAGCTATCCCTATCCTTTGTCTTTGACCACCTGAAAATTGATGTGGATACCTGTAATAATGCTCAGGTAGCAATCCAACTTTTTCCATCAAATAAAACACTCTATCTTCAATCTCTTTTTTTGATAAATCAGTATTTAACACCAATGGTTCGGCTATAATATCACCCACTCGCCATCTTGGATTTAAAGAAGAATATGGATCTTGAAAAATAATCTGAACACTTTTTCTAAACTCTTTTAGCTCTTTTATACTTTTTTTAGCAATATCTTCATCTCTAAAAAGTATCCTCCCATCCGTAGGATCTTCAATCCTTAAAATTAATTTCCCTGTTGTAGATTTTCCACACCCTGATTCACCAACGACACTTAAAGTTTCCCCTTTACTTATTACAAAGGATACATCATCAACAGCTTTTAAAATTGCCTTTTTATTAAGACCACCTTTTTTAACTTCGTAATATTTTTTTAAATTTTCTACTCTCAACAATTCCATTAGTACAACCCTTCAGCCTTAAAGCACGCTACAAAATGTCCAGGTTCTATTTCCTTTAGCTCTGGTCTTTTCTCTTTGCACATTTTTGTTGCACAAGGACATCTTGGCCAAAATGTACAACCTCTAGGCAAATCGTATAAGCTTGGAACATTACCTTTTATAGAGTAAAGTTTTGTTTTTCTATCCCCAGATGTCGTTGATGGGATAGATTTAATCAAACCTTCGGTATAAGGGTGAAACGGTTTATCAAATATTTTCTCTTTTGAGGCTTTTTCCACAACAAAGCCTGTATACATTACAGCCACATCATCGGCCATCTCATAAACAACACCAAGGTCATGTGTTATAAAAAGTATAGATGTATTCTTTTTTCTCTGTAACTCTTTCATCAAGCTTAAAACCTGAGCTTGAATTGTCACATCAAGCGCAGTAGTAGGCTCATCCGCTATCAATAACTCTGGCTCACAGGCCATAGCCATTGCAATCATTACCCTTTGCCTGAGCCCACCACTCAATTTAAACGGATAATCTTTCAATCTATCCTCTGCTGATGGTATCCCCACCAACTCTAAAGATTCTACAGCTTTTTTATGAATCTCCTTTTTGCTTAAATGTGGCTGATGTATTTTCAAAACCTCTTTAATCTGATAACCCACTGTATAAGAAGGGTTAAGGGAAGTCATAGGCTCTTGAAAAATCATAGATATCTGCTTCCCTCTAATCTGCCTCATCTGTTTTTCTGAAAGCTCTACAAGGTTTACCCCATCTAATATTATTTCCCCTTCTGCAATCTTCCCAGGTTTATCAATCAATCTCATAATAGACATGGATGTTATACTTTTACCGCTACCTGATTCACCCACAAGACATAAGGTCTTACCATGATCTATATCAAAACTCACACCATTTACTGCTGTTATAACCCCTTTATCAGTCTCAAAGATTGTTTTTAAATTTCTTACACTAAGTAGCATCTACCTATCCTTCTGTTTTGGATCTAATACATCCATCAAACCATCACCCACAAGGTTAAATCCAAGAACAGCCATAAAAATAGCAAGCCCAGGAAAAGTAATCATCCATGGAGCTCTCATTATATACTGCAAAGAATCTGAAAGCATTGCTCCCCATTCTGGAGTTGGTGGCTGAGCACCAAGCCCCAAGAAACTTAATCCTGCTGCCTCTAAAACTGCCGAAGCAAACCCCATAGTCGATTGAACAATAATTGGAGCCATACAGTTTGGTAAAATAACTTTGAATATCAACCTCAAATCTGACGACCCATTTATCCTTGAGGCTACCACATACTCTTTCTCTTTTTCTTGTAATACAGAAGCTCTTACAATCCTTGCATAAGAAGGGATACCCACCACACCAATTGCTATCATTGCATTATAAAGACTTGGCCCAAGCATGGATACAATAACTATTGCAAGTAAAATTGCAGGGATAGAAAACATTATATCAACAATCCTCATTATGACTGCATCAACCTTTTTACCATAATATCCCGCTACAGAACCCATGATTAAGCCAAAAAATAGTGAAATACCAACTGATATCACACCAATCATCAATGATATTCTTGCACCGTAAACTATTCTCGAAAACAGATCTCTTCCAAAATCATCAGTACCTAGAATATGAGGCCACTTACCCGCCTCTTCCCAAATTGGTGGGATTAACCTCATTCTTAAATCTTGAGCAGTTGGATCAAAAGGAGCAATTATCGGTGCAAATACTGCTAAAAGAATCAAAATTGATACAAGTACCAATCCAAATAAAGCTGATTTATTTTTTTTAAATCTTAAAACATATTCTTTAAAAAGCGATTCCTTCATCAATCAAGCCTTACCTTTGGATTTATAAAAGCATAAATAATGTCCACTATCAAATTAATAACAACAAAAATAACAGCAATTATCAATGTCGCACATTGAACGACAGGGAAATCTCTCTGATAAACAGCATTTACAAGCCATTTTCCAATACCTGGCCAGCTAAAAGTTGTCTCTGTAAGGATCGCACCAGCCAACAAAGTACCAAACATCAAGCCAACAATGGTTACCACAGGTATTGCAGCATTTCTAAACGCATGTATCATAATAACTCTAAATGACGAGCACCCCTTTGCTTTTGCAGTTTTTATATAATCCTCTTTTAACACA is a window encoding:
- a CDS encoding ABC transporter ATP-binding protein, producing MQIKVIDLKKKYGNITALKNITFTIEDKTITALLGPNGAGKTTTINILTGLLKPDEGEIFYGDFSFQTNSKKIKSIIGVVPQHNNIDRDLTVYQNLLVHAILFGLKKNEIKNRIEEILHFTGLINHKNKKAGKLSGGMKRRLVIGRAILHRPKILFLDEPTVGLDPATRRHIWDFVKNINKNFGCTVVLTTHYIEEAELLSDYVYFIDKGEIIKYGEPEKLKSEMGKYVLEIFSGGKTIEEYFESKTEAIERLKQHEDVDLAKIRDVNLEDVYLKLTGRKIDI
- a CDS encoding ABC transporter permease codes for the protein MINGFYGVYLRELLVLKSRFWKVILSSAISPLLFLLAFGYGVGRNSEINGFSYLSFLLPGLITMSSMNQAYSISTEINISRFYFKVFDEFLLAPIPKWQIILGEVFYGITKGLIPVFIVIFYSLIIGVKLSINFYFFISLIIHLIAFSLLGFIIALVVKNHGDQFSFNTFIITPMIFLSGTFYPVDKMPSIIKYIAHIFPLTYSTKLIRSSLLLKTISLSNFYILLFIIIILCFLANIIVNKIETT
- a CDS encoding ABC transporter ATP-binding protein translates to MELLRVENLKKYYEVKKGGLNKKAILKAVDDVSFVISKGETLSVVGESGCGKSTTGKLILRIEDPTDGRILFRDEDIAKKSIKELKEFRKSVQIIFQDPYSSLNPRWRVGDIIAEPLVLNTDLSKKEIEDRVFYLMEKVGLLPEHYYRYPHQFSGGQRQRIGIARALTLNPELIVCDEPVSALDVSIQSQVLNLLIDLQNEFKLTYLFISHDLGVVRHISDRIIVMYLGKVMEKGTVDDIFNNPLHPYTKALLDAVPEIGKKKEHRTILSGEIPSPINPPKGCRFYTRCPFAKSECQEISGELIKVSETHFTACPFQK
- a CDS encoding ABC transporter ATP-binding protein, yielding MLLSVRNLKTIFETDKGVITAVNGVSFDIDHGKTLCLVGESGSGKSITSMSIMRLIDKPGKIAEGEIILDGVNLVELSEKQMRQIRGKQISMIFQEPMTSLNPSYTVGYQIKEVLKIHQPHLSKKEIHKKAVESLELVGIPSAEDRLKDYPFKLSGGLRQRVMIAMAMACEPELLIADEPTTALDVTIQAQVLSLMKELQRKKNTSILFITHDLGVVYEMADDVAVMYTGFVVEKASKEKIFDKPFHPYTEGLIKSIPSTTSGDRKTKLYSIKGNVPSLYDLPRGCTFWPRCPCATKMCKEKRPELKEIEPGHFVACFKAEGLY
- a CDS encoding ABC transporter permease translates to MKESLFKEYVLRFKKNKSALFGLVLVSILILLAVFAPIIAPFDPTAQDLRMRLIPPIWEEAGKWPHILGTDDFGRDLFSRIVYGARISLMIGVISVGISLFFGLIMGSVAGYYGKKVDAVIMRIVDIMFSIPAILLAIVIVSMLGPSLYNAMIAIGVVGIPSYARIVRASVLQEKEKEYVVASRINGSSDLRLIFKVILPNCMAPIIVQSTMGFASAVLEAAGLSFLGLGAQPPTPEWGAMLSDSLQYIMRAPWMITFPGLAIFMAVLGFNLVGDGLMDVLDPKQKDR